A genomic window from Gossypium hirsutum isolate 1008001.06 chromosome D12, Gossypium_hirsutum_v2.1, whole genome shotgun sequence includes:
- the LOC121224488 gene encoding uncharacterized protein: MYWGHGIGAVLVSPEGDHYPLTARLNFFCSNNIVEYEACIMGLRAAIKRKIKILEAHGDSALVIYQIRRDWEVRDSKLIKYHDLVAKLVKEFYEVTFNYFPREENQLADALATLASMFKANRETEIMPIQMSIYETHAHCFSIEEESDGRPWFHDILEYIKNQRFPEQANKNDKRKIRRIAIGFVLDGDILYKRGKDQVLMRCVDAVEARKILEEVHEGICGTHANGFTMAKQIMRLGIPIEQGILGESCTESMKKKAFSFT, from the exons ATGTATTGGGGGCATGGGATCGGAGCAGTCTTAGTGTCACCGGAAGGAGATcattacccactcactgccagATTGAACTTCTTCTGTAGTAATAATATAGTAGAGTACGAAGCTTgcatcatggggcttcgtgcagctatcaaGAGGAAGATCAAAATTTTAGAGGCACACGGGGACTCAGCATTAGTCATTTATCAAATTCGtagagattgggaagtgagggatTCAAAATTAATCAAGTACCACGATCTCGTTGCGAAATTGGTCAAAGAGTTTTATGAAGTGACTTTTAACTACTTTCCACGGGAAGagaaccaattggctgatgccctagccacatTGGCTTCGATGTTCAAGGCAAACAGAGAAACTGAGATAATGCCCATCCAAATGAGTATATATGAGACCCATGCACACTGTTTTAGTATTGAGGAGGAGTCAGATGGacgaccatggttccatgatatcttggagtatatcaagaatcaaaggttcCCCGAGCAAGCAAACAAGAATGACAaaagaaaaatcaggagaatagCGATTGGATTTGTTCTTGACGGGGATATtctatacaaaagaggaaaagatcaagtgctcaTGAGGTGCGTGGACGCTGTTGAAGCTAGAAAGATACTTGAAGAGGTTCATGAAGGAATTTGTggaacacatgccaatggtttcaccaTGGCCAAGCAGATTATGAGActtg gtatacCAATAGAGCAAGGAATACTAGGAGAAAGCTGCACAGAATCAATGAAGAAGAAGGCTTTTAGTTTCACCTGA